In Phragmitibacter flavus, a single genomic region encodes these proteins:
- a CDS encoding class I fructose-bisphosphate aldolase, with protein MSRQDNLESFFRDGKTVILPIDHGVAVPVPGLENPFQLIEDVNPYVDGFVVNLGLALRCGDLLTGKGICLRTDVYNTRLTGKGAGSINVYGCSEAEMVGATGVMNMLFPGGENEEAITQNCADLISESLDVDIPVILETLPVGLGQSKHYTVENIGFAVRLAAEMGADVVKTAYPTNGTVDDFKAIVDSCFVPVIVLGGAPMGNDLDLLSMVSDAMKAGAAGIAIGRNVWQHPNPMAIARSLSAIVHEGAKVEEALMLMKEPF; from the coding sequence ATGAGCAGACAAGACAATCTCGAATCCTTCTTCCGCGACGGCAAAACCGTCATTCTTCCCATCGACCACGGGGTTGCCGTGCCCGTGCCCGGCCTGGAAAACCCATTTCAGCTGATCGAAGACGTCAATCCTTATGTGGATGGTTTTGTGGTGAACCTGGGACTTGCGCTGCGTTGCGGAGACCTTCTCACCGGCAAGGGCATCTGTTTGCGCACCGATGTTTACAACACCCGTCTGACCGGCAAGGGCGCGGGCAGCATCAATGTGTATGGTTGCAGCGAAGCCGAAATGGTTGGTGCAACGGGCGTGATGAACATGCTTTTCCCTGGCGGTGAAAACGAAGAGGCGATCACGCAGAATTGTGCGGATCTCATCAGCGAAAGCCTCGATGTGGACATTCCGGTGATTTTGGAAACGCTCCCAGTCGGCCTCGGGCAGTCGAAGCATTACACGGTGGAAAACATCGGATTCGCCGTGCGTCTGGCCGCCGAGATGGGCGCGGATGTGGTGAAAACCGCTTATCCGACCAATGGCACGGTGGATGATTTTAAGGCGATCGTGGACAGTTGTTTTGTGCCGGTGATCGTGCTTGGCGGTGCTCCGATGGGCAATGATCTCGATCTGCTTTCCATGGTTTCCGACGCGATGAAAGCCGGTGCGGCTGGGATTGCGATTGGACGCAATGTCTGGCAGCATCCGAATCCCATGGCCATTGCACGCAGCCTTTCGGCGATCGTTCACGAGGGTGCCAAGGTGGAAGAGGCGCTGATGTTGATGAAGGAGCCGTTCTAA
- a CDS encoding PH domain-containing protein, with translation MDNIAPTLNQPEETKLWQGHSSQWIHLWFYVLCFIVAIGIVVAAVFTGGLAAIGLIIPAVAAAIRWWVTKTTSYELTTQRLRRSTGILTRTFDDLELFRVKDYSIEQPLFLRMVGLGNLHLVTSDASTPNVSIKAVPDIMALLELVRTAVQRERDRKRVRELDVDGGASELL, from the coding sequence ATGGACAACATCGCACCTACCCTCAATCAACCCGAGGAAACCAAGCTTTGGCAGGGGCACTCCTCGCAGTGGATCCATCTGTGGTTTTACGTTCTTTGCTTTATCGTAGCCATTGGCATCGTGGTTGCCGCCGTTTTTACGGGCGGTCTTGCCGCAATCGGACTGATCATTCCCGCCGTCGCGGCAGCCATTCGCTGGTGGGTCACCAAAACCACCTCCTATGAACTGACCACCCAACGGTTGCGTCGCTCCACCGGGATTCTGACCCGCACCTTCGACGACCTGGAACTGTTTCGTGTGAAGGACTATTCCATCGAACAACCTCTGTTCCTGCGCATGGTCGGATTGGGAAATTTGCACCTGGTCACCTCGGACGCCAGCACCCCCAACGTCAGCATCAAGGCGGTTCCCGACATCATGGCGTTGCTCGAATTGGTCCGCACCGCGGTTCAACGTGAACGCGACCGCAAACGCGTCCGCGAACTGGATGTCGATGGCGGCGCAAGCGAACTGCTGTAA
- a CDS encoding bile acid:sodium symporter family protein gives MKNPSPNSSWLRTNGFLIGLFIAVILAFIVPGPGSRHGILQPELLNNVGIALILFLQGLSLAVEKIKSGAANWRLHLIIQGYTFVIFPLVGLLFHFIVPMIWTTEPAAIKDGFLYLCVLPSTISTSVVLTAVARGNTAGALFNAALSNIAGVILTPVLVHLLMQRSGVAADTSTPFGPLLLKITLLTLLPFAVGMLIRPRIKGFVDANKAWVTRISNAVILFIVYTAFCDSVEQDIWHRYGPLLTVQTIAVVIALFTLISLLVHLSSRALKLNREDHIAAYFCSVKKTLAMGVPLAMLIFGDRADLSLILLPIMFYHPLQLFVNGLLANRWAKAGL, from the coding sequence TTGAAAAATCCTTCACCCAACTCCTCCTGGCTGCGCACCAACGGATTCCTCATCGGTCTCTTCATTGCCGTCATTCTTGCCTTCATCGTGCCCGGCCCCGGTTCACGCCACGGCATCCTCCAACCAGAACTCCTCAACAACGTCGGCATCGCTCTGATCCTTTTCCTCCAAGGCCTATCGCTTGCCGTAGAAAAGATCAAATCCGGTGCCGCCAACTGGCGGCTGCACCTCATCATCCAAGGCTACACCTTTGTCATCTTTCCTCTCGTGGGCCTGTTGTTTCATTTCATCGTCCCCATGATCTGGACCACTGAACCCGCCGCCATCAAGGACGGCTTCCTCTATCTCTGCGTGCTTCCCTCGACGATCTCCACCTCGGTGGTATTGACCGCCGTCGCCCGCGGCAATACCGCCGGCGCCCTTTTCAACGCCGCGCTCTCCAACATCGCCGGCGTCATTCTCACCCCCGTCCTTGTGCATCTGCTCATGCAACGCAGCGGAGTCGCTGCTGACACCTCCACGCCCTTCGGGCCACTGCTGCTAAAGATCACTCTACTTACCCTGCTGCCATTCGCTGTTGGCATGCTGATCCGACCCCGCATAAAGGGTTTCGTTGATGCCAACAAAGCATGGGTCACCCGAATCTCCAATGCCGTCATTTTATTCATCGTTTACACCGCCTTCTGCGACTCCGTCGAACAGGACATCTGGCATCGTTATGGCCCGCTGCTGACGGTGCAAACGATCGCCGTTGTCATCGCTCTTTTCACGCTCATATCCCTGCTGGTTCATCTCTCCAGTCGTGCCCTCAAGCTCAACCGCGAAGACCACATCGCCGCCTACTTCTGCTCCGTGAAGAAGACCCTCGCCATGGGCGTCCCTCTTGCCATGCTCATCTTCGGCGATCGGGCCGACCTGTCACTCATTCTGCTGCCCATCATGTTCTATCATCCGTTGCAACTCTTCGTCAACGGACTGCTCGCCAATCGCTGGGCCAAAGCCGGGCTGTGA